The proteins below are encoded in one region of Brienomyrus brachyistius isolate T26 unplaced genomic scaffold, BBRACH_0.4 scaffold36, whole genome shotgun sequence:
- the LOC125721986 gene encoding NACHT, LRR and PYD domains-containing protein 12-like isoform X5 — MDHHSHGETQTSLTDLLLDYLKDLSDEELKEFKLRLPVNKELKPLPKGQMKTLGRTDFAEMMMNSYSKAGALKVMLEILKKMNLNDLAQRLKEDLQKCNQAGSEQSDMLETSQLMLHKIKCSLKEKFECVYEGKAKEGQRILLSEIYTELYITEGGTGAVNDEHEVRQIEIASKKRRREDTTVTCNDIFKALCGRETLIRTVLTKGVAGIGKTVSVQKFILDWAEGKTNQDVHFIFALPFRDLNLIKGEYSLIELLHRFVPELKSLESTELFGYKVLFIFDGLDECRLPLNFRNNESWFDVTTKMSLDLLLTNLIKGNLLPSALRWITSRPAATNQIPPEYIHRVTEIQGFSDAQKEEYFRRRFSDESLASRIITHVKSSRSLFIMCHIPVFCWISATVLKRLFTETDRGEIPRTLTEMYTHFLIHQASFKKDKYMKNYESKLNENSKEFLLKLGKLAFDNLEKGHLIFYKQDLTENGIDVTEASVYSGVCTEVFKEEYGLYQEKVYCFVHLSIQEYLAALYVFLSNSSADLLNTAVNQALESKNGHLDLYLRFLLGLSTDCSKTLLQRLLGETIASLHNIKKTVKYIKKKIKNNLFPERTINLFQCLNELGDNSLVEEVQTYLNSGNISADDLSPAQYSALAFVMLMSDEELDVFDLKKYIRSDEEHCRLLPVVKNSRTALLNSCDLIDKHCEMLTSALRSNSSPLRELDLSDNNLKDSGVKLLSAALGDLHCKLEILRLSGCRVTEEGCSSLASALKLNPSHLRELDLSYNHPGDSGVKLLSAVLKDPSCKLEKLHVDHGGECRTRPGLQKYPCQLTLDPNTVHRDLSLSGGNRKVTRGAAQPYPDHPERFDSIHQVLCRESLTGRCYWEAEWDEDGALIGVTYKGIGRKGESYDCLLGDNDKSWVLCCDPVSYFVWHNNKRTAIPIRPSGSRRVGVYLDWGAGALSFYRVSSDGLTPLHRFTSSFTESLYPGFYVYKSSVSL; from the exons ATGGATCACCATTCCCATGGAGAG ACCCAGACCTCGCTCACTGACCTCTTGCTGGATTATCTAAAGGATCTCAGTGATGAAGAGTTGAAGGAGTTTAAATTGCGTCTCCCAGTGAATAAAGAGTTAAAGCCCCTTCCCAAGGGTCAGATGAAAACCTTGGGCAGAACAGACTTCGCCGAAATGATGATGAATTCCTACAGTAAAGCCGGGGCTCTCAAAGTCATGCTTGAGATACTGAAGAAGATGAACTTGAATGACCTTGCTCAGAGACTGAAGGAAGACCTGCAGAAGTG TAACCAAGCAGGAAGTGAGCAGAGTGACATGTTGGAGACGA GTCAACTCATGttgcacaaaataaaatgttccttGAAAGAGAaatttgagtgtgtgtatgaagggaaagctaaggaaggacagcgaatacttctcagtgagatttacacagaactctacataactgaaggtgggactggagcagtcaatgatgaacatgaagtgagacagattgaaatagcatccaagaaaaggcgaagagaagatactacagtcacgtgcaatgatatatttaaagccttatgtgggcgtgagacacttatcagaactgtactcactaaaggggtggcaggtatcgggaaaacagtctctgtgcagaaatttattctcgactgggcagaaggaaaaacaaaccaagatgttcacttcatatttgctcttcctttccgggacctgaatttgattaagggtgaatacagtctgattgaactgcttcaccgctttgtcccagaactgaaatcacttGAATCCACTGAGTTATTTgggtacaaagtcttgttcatctttgatggtctggatgagtgtcgccttcctctaaaTTTTCGGAACAATGAGagttggtttgatgtaacaacgaaaatgtcactggatctgctgttgactaacctcattaaggggaatctgcttccatccgctctccgctggataacctcccggccagcagcaaccaatcagatacctcctgagtacatccaccgggtgacagagatacaagggttcagtgatgcccagaaggaggagtatttcaggaggagattcagtgatgagagcctggccagcaggattatcacacatgtgaaatcatcaaggagcctcttcatcatgtgccacatacctgtgttctgctggatttcagccactgtgcttaagaggctttttactgagactgacaggggagaaattccaaggactctgactgaaatgtacacacacttcctgattcaTCAGGCAAGTTTTAAAAaagacaagtatatgaaaaactatGAAAGCAAGCTAAATGAaaacagcaaggaattccttttgaaacttggtaaattggcttttgacaaccttgagaaaggccatctcatattttataagcaagatctgacagagaatggcattgatgtcactgaagcttcagtttactctggagtgtgcacagaagtctttaaagaggagtatgggttgtaccaggagaaggtgtactgctttgtgcatctgagcatccaggagtatctcgctgctttatatgtgtttctgtcaaactcatcagctgacctgctgaatactgcagtgaatcaggcattagagagcaagaatggacacttggacctctacctccgcttcctcctgggcctctcaacagactgcagtaagactctgttacaaaggctactgggaGAGACCATAGCTAGCTTacataacattaaaaaaacagtcaaatacattaagaagaaaataaagaataatTTATTTCCCGAAAGGACCATCAATCTGTTCCAGTGTCTGAATGAACTGGGTGAtaattctctagtagaggaagtacaaacatatctgaattcaggaaacatttcagcagatgacctctcgcctgcacagtactcagctctggcctttgtgatgctgatgtcagatgaggagctggatgtgtttgacctgaagaaatacatcagatcagatgaagagcactgtaggctgctgcctgtggtcaagaactccaggacggctct gctgaacagctgtgatctcatagataaacactgtgaaatgctgacttcagctctcagatcaaactcttcacccctgagagagctggacctgagtgacaataacctgaaggattcaggagtgaagctgctctctgctgcactgggggatttacactgtaaactggagatattgag gctgtcaggctgtagagtcacagaagaaggctgttcttccctggcttcagctctgaagttaaacccctcacacctgagagag ctggatctgagctacaatcacccaggagactcaggagtgaagctgctctctgctgtactgaaggatcccagctgtaaactggagaagctgca tgtggatcacggtggagagtgcaggaccagaccaggcttacagaaat acccctgccagctgacgctggaccccaacacagtaCACAGagacctgtctctgtcaggggggaacaggaaggtgacacgggGGGCAGCGCAGCcttatcctgatcatccagagagatttgacagcatccaccaagttctgtgcagagagagtctgactggccgctgttactgggaggctgagtgggatgaaGATGGAGCcctgataggagtgacttataaagggatcgggaggaaaggagagagttatgactgtctgcttggagacaatgacaagtcatgggtTCTGTGCTGTGATCCTGTCAGTTACtttgtctggcacaataataaacggaCTGCCATACCtatacggccctcaggctcccgcagagtaggagtgtatctggactggggggctggtgctctgtccttctacagagtctcctctgatggactgacccccctgcacagattcacctcctcattcactgagtccctctatccagggttttatgtttataaatcctcagtgtcactgtga
- the LOC125721986 gene encoding NACHT, LRR and PYD domains-containing protein 12-like isoform X6, whose translation MDHHSHGETQTSLTDLLLDYLKDLSDEELKEFKLRLPVNKELKPLPKGQMKTLGRTDFAEMMMNSYSKAGALKVMLEILKKMNLNDLAQRLKEDLQKCNQAGSEQSDMLETSQLMLHKIKCSLKEKFECVYEGKAKEGQRILLSEIYTELYITEGGTGAVNDEHEVRQIEIASKKRRREDTTVTCNDIFKALCGRETLIRTVLTKGVAGIGKTVSVQKFILDWAEGKTNQDVHFIFALPFRDLNLIKGEYSLIELLHRFVPELKSLESTELFGYKVLFIFDGLDECRLPLNFRNNESWFDVTTKMSLDLLLTNLIKGNLLPSALRWITSRPAATNQIPPEYIHRVTEIQGFSDAQKEEYFRRRFSDESLASRIITHVKSSRSLFIMCHIPVFCWISATVLKRLFTETDRGEIPRTLTEMYTHFLIHQASFKKDKYMKNYESKLNENSKEFLLKLGKLAFDNLEKGHLIFYKQDLTENGIDVTEASVYSGVCTEVFKEEYGLYQEKVYCFVHLSIQEYLAALYVFLSNSSADLLNTAVNQALESKNGHLDLYLRFLLGLSTDCSKTLLQRLLGETIASLHNIKKTVKYIKKKIKNNLFPERTINLFQCLNELGDNSLVEEVQTYLNSGNISADDLSPAQYSALAFVMLMSDEELDVFDLKKYIRSDEEHCRLLPVVKNSRTALLNSCDLIDKHCEMLTSALRSNSSPLRELDLSDNNLKDSGVKLLSAALGDLHCKLEILRLSGCRVTEEGCSSLASALKLNPSHLRDLDLSYNHPGDSGVKLLSAVLKDPSCKLEKLHVDHGGECRTRPGLQKYPCQLTLDPNTVHRDLSLSGGNRKVTRGAAQPYPDHPERFDSIHQVLCRESLTGRCYWEAEWDEDGALIGVTYKGIGRKGESYDCLLGDNDKSWVLCCDPVSYFVWHNNKRTAIPIRPSGSRRVGVYLDWGAGALSFYRVSSDGLTPLHRFTSSFTESLYPGFYVYKSSVSL comes from the exons ATGGATCACCATTCCCATGGAGAG ACCCAGACCTCGCTCACTGACCTCTTGCTGGATTATCTAAAGGATCTCAGTGATGAAGAGTTGAAGGAGTTTAAATTGCGTCTCCCAGTGAATAAAGAGTTAAAGCCCCTTCCCAAGGGTCAGATGAAAACCTTGGGCAGAACAGACTTCGCCGAAATGATGATGAATTCCTACAGTAAAGCCGGGGCTCTCAAAGTCATGCTTGAGATACTGAAGAAGATGAACTTGAATGACCTTGCTCAGAGACTGAAGGAAGACCTGCAGAAGTG TAACCAAGCAGGAAGTGAGCAGAGTGACATGTTGGAGACGA GTCAACTCATGttgcacaaaataaaatgttccttGAAAGAGAaatttgagtgtgtgtatgaagggaaagctaaggaaggacagcgaatacttctcagtgagatttacacagaactctacataactgaaggtgggactggagcagtcaatgatgaacatgaagtgagacagattgaaatagcatccaagaaaaggcgaagagaagatactacagtcacgtgcaatgatatatttaaagccttatgtgggcgtgagacacttatcagaactgtactcactaaaggggtggcaggtatcgggaaaacagtctctgtgcagaaatttattctcgactgggcagaaggaaaaacaaaccaagatgttcacttcatatttgctcttcctttccgggacctgaatttgattaagggtgaatacagtctgattgaactgcttcaccgctttgtcccagaactgaaatcacttGAATCCACTGAGTTATTTgggtacaaagtcttgttcatctttgatggtctggatgagtgtcgccttcctctaaaTTTTCGGAACAATGAGagttggtttgatgtaacaacgaaaatgtcactggatctgctgttgactaacctcattaaggggaatctgcttccatccgctctccgctggataacctcccggccagcagcaaccaatcagatacctcctgagtacatccaccgggtgacagagatacaagggttcagtgatgcccagaaggaggagtatttcaggaggagattcagtgatgagagcctggccagcaggattatcacacatgtgaaatcatcaaggagcctcttcatcatgtgccacatacctgtgttctgctggatttcagccactgtgcttaagaggctttttactgagactgacaggggagaaattccaaggactctgactgaaatgtacacacacttcctgattcaTCAGGCAAGTTTTAAAAaagacaagtatatgaaaaactatGAAAGCAAGCTAAATGAaaacagcaaggaattccttttgaaacttggtaaattggcttttgacaaccttgagaaaggccatctcatattttataagcaagatctgacagagaatggcattgatgtcactgaagcttcagtttactctggagtgtgcacagaagtctttaaagaggagtatgggttgtaccaggagaaggtgtactgctttgtgcatctgagcatccaggagtatctcgctgctttatatgtgtttctgtcaaactcatcagctgacctgctgaatactgcagtgaatcaggcattagagagcaagaatggacacttggacctctacctccgcttcctcctgggcctctcaacagactgcagtaagactctgttacaaaggctactgggaGAGACCATAGCTAGCTTacataacattaaaaaaacagtcaaatacattaagaagaaaataaagaataatTTATTTCCCGAAAGGACCATCAATCTGTTCCAGTGTCTGAATGAACTGGGTGAtaattctctagtagaggaagtacaaacatatctgaattcaggaaacatttcagcagatgacctctcgcctgcacagtactcagctctggcctttgtgatgctgatgtcagatgaggagctggatgtgtttgacctgaagaaatacatcagatcagatgaagagcactgtaggctgctgcctgtggtcaagaactccaggacggctct gctgaacagctgtgatctcatagataaacactgtgaaatgctgacttcagctctcagatcaaactcttcacccctgagagagctggacctgagtgacaataacctgaaggattcaggagtgaagctgctctctgctgcactgggggatttacactgtaaactggagatattgag gctgtcaggctgtagagtcacagaagaaggctgttcttccctggcttcagctctgaagttaaacccctcacac ctgagagacctggatctgagctacaatcacccaggagactcaggagtgaagctgctctctgctgtactgaaggatcccagctgtaaactggagaagctgca tgtggatcacggtggagagtgcaggaccagaccaggcttacagaaat acccctgccagctgacgctggaccccaacacagtaCACAGagacctgtctctgtcaggggggaacaggaaggtgacacgggGGGCAGCGCAGCcttatcctgatcatccagagagatttgacagcatccaccaagttctgtgcagagagagtctgactggccgctgttactgggaggctgagtgggatgaaGATGGAGCcctgataggagtgacttataaagggatcgggaggaaaggagagagttatgactgtctgcttggagacaatgacaagtcatgggtTCTGTGCTGTGATCCTGTCAGTTACtttgtctggcacaataataaacggaCTGCCATACCtatacggccctcaggctcccgcagagtaggagtgtatctggactggggggctggtgctctgtccttctacagagtctcctctgatggactgacccccctgcacagattcacctcctcattcactgagtccctctatccagggttttatgtttataaatcctcagtgtcactgtga
- the LOC125721986 gene encoding NACHT, LRR and PYD domains-containing protein 12-like isoform X4 codes for MDHHSHGETQTSLTDLLLDYLKDLSDEELKEFKLRLPVNKELKPLPKGQMKTLGRTDFAEMMMNSYSKAGALKVMLEILKKMNLNDLAQRLKEDLQKCNQAGSEQSDMLETSQLMLHKIKCSLKEKFECVYEGKAKEGQRILLSEIYTELYITEGGTGAVNDEHEVRQIEIASKKRRREDTTVTCNDIFKALCGRETLIRTVLTKGVAGIGKTVSVQKFILDWAEGKTNQDVHFIFALPFRDLNLIKGEYSLIELLHRFVPELKSLESTELFGYKVLFIFDGLDECRLPLNFRNNESWFDVTTKMSLDLLLTNLIKGNLLPSALRWITSRPAATNQIPPEYIHRVTEIQGFSDAQKEEYFRRRFSDESLASRIITHVKSSRSLFIMCHIPVFCWISATVLKRLFTETDRGEIPRTLTEMYTHFLIHQASFKKDKYMKNYESKLNENSKEFLLKLGKLAFDNLEKGHLIFYKQDLTENGIDVTEASVYSGVCTEVFKEEYGLYQEKVYCFVHLSIQEYLAALYVFLSNSSADLLNTAVNQALESKNGHLDLYLRFLLGLSTDCSKTLLQRLLGETIASLHNIKKTVKYIKKKIKNNLFPERTINLFQCLNELGDNSLVEEVQTYLNSGNISADDLSPAQYSALAFVMLMSDEELDVFDLKKYIRSDEEHCRLLPVVKNSRTALLNSCDLIDKHCEMLTSALRSNSSPLRELDLSDNNLKDSGVKLLSAALGDLHCKLEILRLSGCRVTEEGCSSLASALRSNPSHLRDLDLSYNHPGDSGVKLLSAVLKDPSCKLEKLHVDHGGECRTRPGLQKYPCQLTLDPNTVHRDLSLSGGNRKVTRGAAQPYPDHPERFDSIHQVLCRESLTGRCYWEAEWDEDGALIGVTYKGIGRKGESYDCLLGDNDKSWVLCCDPVSYFVWHNNKRTAIPIRPSGSRRVGVYLDWGAGALSFYRVSSDGLTPLHRFTSSFTESLYPGFYVYKSSVSL; via the exons ATGGATCACCATTCCCATGGAGAG ACCCAGACCTCGCTCACTGACCTCTTGCTGGATTATCTAAAGGATCTCAGTGATGAAGAGTTGAAGGAGTTTAAATTGCGTCTCCCAGTGAATAAAGAGTTAAAGCCCCTTCCCAAGGGTCAGATGAAAACCTTGGGCAGAACAGACTTCGCCGAAATGATGATGAATTCCTACAGTAAAGCCGGGGCTCTCAAAGTCATGCTTGAGATACTGAAGAAGATGAACTTGAATGACCTTGCTCAGAGACTGAAGGAAGACCTGCAGAAGTG TAACCAAGCAGGAAGTGAGCAGAGTGACATGTTGGAGACGA GTCAACTCATGttgcacaaaataaaatgttccttGAAAGAGAaatttgagtgtgtgtatgaagggaaagctaaggaaggacagcgaatacttctcagtgagatttacacagaactctacataactgaaggtgggactggagcagtcaatgatgaacatgaagtgagacagattgaaatagcatccaagaaaaggcgaagagaagatactacagtcacgtgcaatgatatatttaaagccttatgtgggcgtgagacacttatcagaactgtactcactaaaggggtggcaggtatcgggaaaacagtctctgtgcagaaatttattctcgactgggcagaaggaaaaacaaaccaagatgttcacttcatatttgctcttcctttccgggacctgaatttgattaagggtgaatacagtctgattgaactgcttcaccgctttgtcccagaactgaaatcacttGAATCCACTGAGTTATTTgggtacaaagtcttgttcatctttgatggtctggatgagtgtcgccttcctctaaaTTTTCGGAACAATGAGagttggtttgatgtaacaacgaaaatgtcactggatctgctgttgactaacctcattaaggggaatctgcttccatccgctctccgctggataacctcccggccagcagcaaccaatcagatacctcctgagtacatccaccgggtgacagagatacaagggttcagtgatgcccagaaggaggagtatttcaggaggagattcagtgatgagagcctggccagcaggattatcacacatgtgaaatcatcaaggagcctcttcatcatgtgccacatacctgtgttctgctggatttcagccactgtgcttaagaggctttttactgagactgacaggggagaaattccaaggactctgactgaaatgtacacacacttcctgattcaTCAGGCAAGTTTTAAAAaagacaagtatatgaaaaactatGAAAGCAAGCTAAATGAaaacagcaaggaattccttttgaaacttggtaaattggcttttgacaaccttgagaaaggccatctcatattttataagcaagatctgacagagaatggcattgatgtcactgaagcttcagtttactctggagtgtgcacagaagtctttaaagaggagtatgggttgtaccaggagaaggtgtactgctttgtgcatctgagcatccaggagtatctcgctgctttatatgtgtttctgtcaaactcatcagctgacctgctgaatactgcagtgaatcaggcattagagagcaagaatggacacttggacctctacctccgcttcctcctgggcctctcaacagactgcagtaagactctgttacaaaggctactgggaGAGACCATAGCTAGCTTacataacattaaaaaaacagtcaaatacattaagaagaaaataaagaataatTTATTTCCCGAAAGGACCATCAATCTGTTCCAGTGTCTGAATGAACTGGGTGAtaattctctagtagaggaagtacaaacatatctgaattcaggaaacatttcagcagatgacctctcgcctgcacagtactcagctctggcctttgtgatgctgatgtcagatgaggagctggatgtgtttgacctgaagaaatacatcagatcagatgaagagcactgtaggctgctgcctgtggtcaagaactccaggacggctct gctgaacagctgtgatctcatagataaacactgtgaaatgctgacttcagctctcagatcaaactcttcacccctgagagagctggacctgagtgacaataacctgaaggattcaggagtgaagctgctctctgctgcactgggggatttacactgtaaactggagatattgag gctgtcaggctgtagagtcacagaagaaggctgttcttccctggcttcagctctgaggtcaaacccctcacacctgagagacctggatctgagctacaatcacccaggagactcaggagtgaagctgctctctgctgtactgaaggatcccagctgtaaactggagaagctgca tgtggatcacggtggagagtgcaggaccagaccaggcttacagaaat acccctgccagctgacgctggaccccaacacagtaCACAGagacctgtctctgtcaggggggaacaggaaggtgacacgggGGGCAGCGCAGCcttatcctgatcatccagagagatttgacagcatccaccaagttctgtgcagagagagtctgactggccgctgttactgggaggctgagtgggatgaaGATGGAGCcctgataggagtgacttataaagggatcgggaggaaaggagagagttatgactgtctgcttggagacaatgacaagtcatgggtTCTGTGCTGTGATCCTGTCAGTTACtttgtctggcacaataataaacggaCTGCCATACCtatacggccctcaggctcccgcagagtaggagtgtatctggactggggggctggtgctctgtccttctacagagtctcctctgatggactgacccccctgcacagattcacctcctcattcactgagtccctctatccagggttttatgtttataaatcctcagtgtcactgtga